From the genome of Onychomys torridus chromosome 14, mOncTor1.1, whole genome shotgun sequence:
GGAATGACAGTAAAAtgccccagttccagaggatcagaggcCTGGGGGTGGAGAGGGCCTGCAAATGATCAGTCCTGCAATAATGCCTTTGAGCATGGGCGCTGTGGGCTTTGAGGGGTTTATGAAGATGTCTGTAGAGTAGAATGTTTGCAGACAGACTGTTCTCATCATGAAGACTCAGTACTGAATCCCAGAAAGCCATCTCAGAGCGGGATGTTTGTACAGCAGTATTATATTAGCCCTCCTTGTTTCATCCTGCCATAAAACACATATATCAATAGTTCCAGCTCATAATCTGTAGAGTCCTAAGAGCCATGTGTAAAGCAGGAATTGACAATGGACTAAATACAGAACTTTGCCACCAATTTACTTTTATATGTTCGATATCTGTGAGTGCTTATACaataatatattcaaatatttgttGATAAAGTCAAAGAAGTTAATCCATACTTCTGAACCAGCTTGTGTTCCAGAAATATAATAATTCTCACATGAGGCACCTCATCCATTTTAAATACTAAACAGAAGTCATGACACCGAGAGAGCTGCTAGGTATTGCTAGCTTATACTACGCTTACGCTGTTATTGCAGAATTTTAGAAGATAAAAAAATTGTTAGCATTCCTGCATCCTTATGAATGTAGAAATTTATAACATTATGTCACTGCTTTACCTTGTATCTTTTCTGAGCCACTGTGTGGCTGTATACTATGACTTGGATAACAGTTGGCCAGTTTATTTTAAGCCTTCACTTGGGTTGGTAAATAAGTGACTTCTTTTTAATCACCTAATGTCTAGCAAAGCTTCCCATTCAAGCTCACAGATTCTGAGGACCTTCCCTCTTCAAAGCTCTTAAACCAGGATGATCTACCCTGCTTCCTTTGTAGATAGACTTAATCCAGAACTATACCCATACTAGAGATGGACAGTGtggttctttctgctttctgggcagATTTAGCATTTGGCATTTCCAGATTTGAAGTCTGCAGCAGCCCATGGTATGGTCCATCGGTACTTCCGGTGACATGAAACACAACCTACTTGCCtttcctttacacacacacacacacacacacacacacacacacacacacacacatttcttgtCACTTACAGCCCTATTCTTGATCATCAGCTGCAGCTTTTCCAAGTAATTACTGTCAAATACCAGAGGGGGAGAAAAGTGAATTTAACAAAGAAACAGCCTATGTTTGTTCTCTCTGTCACGTACATCACCACATACATCTGTGCACTGGAGTGGATGCCCTCCCCTGCCACACAGGCCCAGACAAGGGCAAAGAAGGTCCGTTTTATGTGTCTCAGACAGTCCATAGCTAACAACATTTGAGCAGATCCTCCAGTAGGGGGAAACAGCATTAGTATCCAGCCCTAAGGCGAAGCTTGCATGCCCTAAATGAAGTAAGAATGTGACCATGCTATTCATATCCATTCCTCAAGGGCAATGTGTCCATCTCGCTGTAAGGGTAAAGATGTCTGTTTCAGGTGACTGTCTCAGGGAGGGGAGATGATGGAACTCAGCACTTTTTCTCTGAACTCAGCCCCAAAATCTTTCCATCTCTCTGAACTGTAGAGTCTTCATCTACATGGTGAGAAATcagggaagggggaaaagaggTACCTCCAAATTACCTACCAGTACTATGCTTTTTTAGTATAACTTTTAAATGTGCATTTCCTTAGCAGCAGAGTATATACATCCACCTAGTTAgatatttccttaaaatatatttattattctgttgcaaggtaagataaaacaaatatcaTATACTCACTGGTAGGGAAAGTGGAGACGGTGCTGGCAGATGGGCCGTAGATGTGTAGACCCCACAGGAAGTGTTCCCGGGAAATTCCTCATCATGTGGAAGGCAGCCTTCCATTCCCGCCTTGTGTCTTACCTCAGTGTAACCTGGTTCCTGCTGCTCTCCTCTGCTGTGATGTACTCTGGAGATTCTaatccctttctgtttatttcccaTGTAGATTTGCCATGGAGAAAATCTCAGTGTCAGTGTTCCTGCTCCTTGTGGCCCTCTCCTATACTCTGGCCAAAGACACCACAGTCAAACCAGGAGCCAAAAAGGACCCAAAGGACTCTCGGCCCAAACTGCCCCAGACCCTCTCCAGAGGTAGAAGTCAATGCTTTGTTGGCTCCCAACTGCAACTTAATTCATAAGAACTCCCTGACTCTTGGTATTAAATGTGTACACTGAAgatatttggggatttttttttcccctagatttAGCATTGTTAGTAAACAGGTCTCCCTGCTCCAAGACTTTTGTTCTTTTACTAAGTCCACATTATCCGGGTCTTTACCACTACTTTTCAGCAGGTTTGAGCCTGAGACTGTGATGGATTTAAAGATACCAACTCCTCTTGTTCTAGGTTGGGGCGATCAACTCATCTGGACTCAGACTTATGAAGAAGCCTTATACAAATCCAAGACTAGGTAAGGCCACCAGTTACATGAGCGCCATCTAGTGATGACTATCAGATGTTCGTGGCATCCTATTAAACATCCAATCTCATCTCTCTCACAGCAACAGACCCTTGATGATCATCCATCACTTGGACGAGTGTCCACACAGTCAAGGTAATCCGTTCTTCTAAATTTCTTTTACAGGCTTCTATGTGGGGTCAGGGTTTGGATCACTCATCTATACATTCCTAGAACCTAGCACTCTTGAAAGAATATTttagatttagctcagtggtagaacacttgcctagcaagtgcaaggccctgggttcgagcctcagctcaaaaaaaaaaaagaaagaaagaatattttaaaacatcttaaaagaaATGCGAGTGTTTCCATGTTTTGAATTAACTACTGGTGCACATTTTGAGTAAGAAACGCTGGGGTCCATGCTCCTTACACCCTTTTCCATCCGATATGTCAGCAAATACCACTGGATTTCCATTAAAACATCTCCAGTCAGTACTAGCTTCATGGACATGCACCCCACGTGGTTGCATGGGCTCCCCACGTTTGGTGTAGTAGACCCATCACTGGTGTCACTTAGTAATTCTAGCTCAAGGGGCTCTGTGTTTTCACTTCCCGCTGGTCTCTGTGTATTAGGTAACCCTTCTTGCCCAAACCCAACCACCTTAGTGCAAGCCAACATCACACCTTGTCCACGATACTACAACACACCAGTCGGACCTCTGCACAGAAGCCAGACTGAAGCTGTTCCACACAAATCAGATCCTTCACTCATGTGACAAGTAAAATTAAACCTGGACTCTTGGCCATGGCCTTCAAGGCTGGACCCCATCCGGCCAGcacatggttttcttttcctgtcaTGGTCCCTTGTTCCCAGTCTACCCAGCTTGCCTTCAATCAGTTCATCCCTATTAACCAAGGCTGTTACTCTTATAGCCCTCTCTGCCCACAGCGACCTGTCTCCGATAGCCTGGGCAATCTGCCCCCCAGATTAACCACTCTCTGACCTCAGCATTACCTCTTTAAAAAGATCTGCCATGACAAATTAATAGCTCTTCAAGCCTTTGCTTCACTTTATTTTCCCCTCCGTATGTACCTATACACGGAGTTACATATGTAGAGTGTGCTAGTTTATGCTGCAATGCCTACATCAGCATCTGGGGTCCGGAAGTTGCACGTGCTTTTCTATTCAAGACACTTTTCCTAGTCTATAAAATCATGTCAGCTACTTTGTAGTCATTCAATAACGTTTGCTGGAGGAGCAAACGTAGGTATTGCATTTATAACACTGTTCAGCTTAAAAGGCCACAGACAATAAGGGTTCTGACCAAAACTGAGACAAACGCTCCATGACTTTCTTCCTGTGTCACAGCTTTGAAGAAAGTGTTCGCTGACAGCAAGGAAATCCAGAAGTTGGCAGAGCAGTTCATTCTCCTCAACCTGGTTGTAAGTTCCCTCACCATACCCACATCTCCTCTGGGTGCCACGTCTGATTTTTCTGTGCATCTCAGGCATGCTGCAGTAACTAGAATCTTCTCCAAGTACCCATCTCACAGATGAGAAACCCAAACCCTTTTACTttattaataacttttttttgaaaaatttgcATTGCTGGTATTGAGGCCAGCACCTGGCACATGCCGAGGAATATTCTACCACTGGGCCACATCCTCTGCCTCTTTCTTAGTAATGTATGTGGCACACTTATGTTGTAATGTGGTAATTAATAATCTTATCTGAAAAATACTCTTCGGTGGTGGTCAGGATCTCTGTGTTGCTATAGTAACCGACTTTGGTGTTTTGCACATCACTGCCTTTGCCCATCTCCCTCCAGTCCTGGCTCACTTCCTCCTCACCAGCCCTCCATGTTTTCTACCCTAGGACAAATGGTCTCCTACCCATCCAATCACAGCTGCCCCGAGTCTTCCTCCTtgagctgttctgttctttgagtATCAAATCCGTTAGCTGCTTCCTCCAGTCCTgtatcacttgctgctctttccatTCTAAGATGCTTGTCTTCTCGTCTGTGCTGTAAACTCTCTGCAGAAGAGACTCCCTGGCAGTGCCTTAGGCCCATGGCACAGTACGAAACACAttctctttgctgttttttttttaaggtttatttgtttatttattatatgtagagtgttctgcctgcatgtatgcctgcaggccagagagggAAGCAGATTTccttgtagatggttgtgagccaccacgtggtttctgggaattgaactcatgacctctagaagagcagccagtcagtgctcttaacctctgagccatctctccggccctctGGTTAGCTTTTAAATGAGTCTGGAAAGTAATGGATTCCTCCACCGTGGCGTCTTCATGTGCACTCTGCTTCCTCCACCCCACTAGTCTCCTTGCCCATCCCTGAAGCTCTCCTTCCGTTTGTATAGTCTATAACCTTTTCCAACCCGCAGCCCTCTCATAACAACTGTGTTTCACCGCTCACGGTGCCCTTTCTAGTTCCAGGAAGATTTAACAGACACATTTTTGCATTGGCAGGTTTGAAAACAcctaaagaataaacaaacagctttttgttttgttctgtttttttatcTCAGTATGAAACGACAGACAAGCACCTTTCTCCTGACGGACAGTATGTACCCAGAATTTTGTTTGTGGGTAAGTGGGTGTTCCAGCGACATAAGACACACTGGAGATTATGACACTTCCCCATCTATTTCCCCAACCTCAACGGCCACTTCACTATGAGCAAGGTCACTGACCTCCAAAGGGGCCTGGCATTCTGGGCAGGATAATGCTAAATCTCACAATATACTTTCATCCGAAAGGGTAAAGTACCATTTCCCCACATGACTTATCTCCTCCTCTGCTCATTTTACTTCCCACCTTCTGCTCCAAGCACATCTGTGAAGGCAGGGCCATGTTTTCTTCACTGGCTATCAGTTACTCAGCTTTTCCTTTGTCCTTATGGGAGGATGCTATATTACATGGCAGAGCTACAGGTTTCTGCCCACCATTCAAGCCCAGTGTGATCCTGTGATAGGCTCTCAGTGTTTGTTGAATAGCTTAAGAAATATATGAGGTTTGTCACTTAAATTGTAATTAAGGCCACTGCCTAGCAGAGCTCATCAAGTGGGCAACCTGGATAAGCCATCAAAGCttacattaaaagtaaaattcagggcagagagaagtaAGTGACAGGAAAAACAAGAAGGGCTGAACTAGAGTACTATTTGTGGAAGAGTCTGAACACTGGTGCAATCTGGGGTTTTCTAGCTCTGCCTTAGACGGGACTTTTCTGAAAATCTCCTGAAGTTTCTGAGCATATTCATCAGCATTTTTGCCTTCAGCCATAGTACAAATCGCAATGCTCTAACTTGTGAAGCTCACTGGTTCTCCATGCTGGCTGAGGGTTAGAATCCCATGAAGATTTGAAAACACAGCTGCCCTGGCTGTGTCGCAAACCAGTGATTAGGTTCTCTAGGGGTGTGATGTAGGAAGCCGTGGTTTGTAAGACACTCCAAGTAGTGTAAGTGCATGAGCATATGTGTAAAGGCCTTGTGTTAATTCTCTAGAAAGGTTAACTGTGTCTTTGTATCCTCTCATGTGGAGGCACCATTGCTAAGTCTATTGAACAAATGAATCTCTGCTTCTGGTCTGTTGGTCCTGGCCCGACATGCTGAAGTGACAAAGACAGTCCCCTCCAGGAAAGGACAGACTGCAAACATCCGACTGGTTCTCACATGTCATCTTCTCTATTTGAGGACATTCATTTTTAtcagcaccaccacccccttccAGTTTTAGGAGTCCAGCTTGTTCGTACTTGGCAAATGCTCTCCCATCAAGTCCCACACCTCCCCTCAGTCACCCCTTCCAGAGCAAAAGTGTCTGTACCTCTCCATACTCCCTTACTGTTCTTCTGGATGCTCCATGCCTTTAAAGTatccttttttcattaattacataatttcaacttacataaaaatatgacAGAATGAATGTATGTGTTTGGGGGTTTCATTGttgtcttttgctttttgagacagtttcatgtagtgcaggctagccccaaactcttTATATGgccaagaataaccttgaacccctgatcctcctacctcccagctccaagtgctgagattactggcatgcaccaccatgctcagcttgacCAATGGATCTAAACCTAGAAGGATATTTAacgagagaagaaagggaaaactcataaatctctatttttaaaatgcagctgATTAAAACCacaaagtattaaaaaataaaagtggaaagTGCCTTGTGTAGTTATCTGACTCTGCTGTGCTCAGGGACttgcattgttttgtttaaagaaagaaagaaggttggGGATATATTTCAGTTAGCAGAGTGCTTATCCAGTATGCAACCAGCCCTGGCTTTCAttgtataaactgggcatggtggctcagatCTAAAATTccatcacttaggaggctgaggcaggaaaattgtaATGAATTTGGAGTCAACCTCATGTACATAGCCTGGGCTACTGAATGAGATTCtgtccaaaacaaacaagcaaacaaaaaataatactgaaaattaactaacaaaaaaaaaagacaatatctGACCCAGgttagcccctcccctccccggcAAATCACGTGCTTCATTCCATCTTTCCCTTTCAAACCCCTCGATGGAGGATAATCATAACCAAATGCCAGCATTAGAAGTATCCAATTACCGAGGCTATTCTTAGGGATGCCGATCAGGAGCAacaaaattgctttaaaaaatctCACGGCAGTATTTTCACAAAGAACCCCCACAAAATATGCACCGTCCAGTTTTCAGGGTGCTTAGATAGGATGGCAGGCTTCGAAACCTTTTCCAGAGCGGCACTGAGCCACTGCTGAATGTTCTTTACTCCACACTGCTCGGGTGAGAACTCCTGGGCGGGGTAGCAGAAGGCAGGCGGAGGGCCACACTGCTGGACAGTTTCTTCCACCGGGTACAGACACAACAGCTCCAACACACACTGTAGGCTCCCTGGAAGCAGAGGTGTTTCATCCTTGTTCTGTCTTTGCAGACCCATCCCTGACCGTGAGGGCAGACATCACCGGAAGATACTCAAACCGTCTCTACGCCTATGAGCCTTCCGACATAGCTCTGTGTAAGTGTTGACTATATATCTGTGTTGCTATAGCGATGGGGAGAGGCCCGACAGAGGCGGGCTAGGCCCCTGCCCAGGGGTGCCAGAGAATCAGTTTGACCCAGACTAACTTTTTGCCTGTCGGCAAATCACATGCTTCACTCCATCGCCCGCTTTGGAAACATCTCAACGAAGGATAAATCATTCAGTTGGGGTATCGGCTCCTCCAGGAGACTCTtaccaacacccccccccagcTTTTCTCCCTGCACAACAGCACACAAACCCTCTGTCACAGAGTGCTGCCGCAGATCACAACAGGCTTGCTTCATTTCCCCCAAacaatgagaaggaaaataatttagTTCATTTTGCTGTGGTGAAACTCAGGTTCAACTTGAGATCATCATGGGCAAATGATCCGGAGAGTGGCTTACTCACTTTCTCAGCTGCCGGATATGACGGGTGAGGGCGAAAAAGGTTCTTCTGGGGAGAAATTGGATTTTGTCCTAGGACCAGTCTTGCAGTGGCTTCTAGAACCTCACTATCCCAACCTTAGCCATTACCCATATACActatttgattttaaattaatattaatgagACGACAACCTCGGTTTTGAGTGGCACCAGCCACATTCAGTATGCACACTGGGGATACGTTCTCAGCGGCTGCAATGAACTTTGTTAGACTGTACAGACTTACACTAGTAACTACGCTGGGGAGGAAAGCCTGGACCTAGTGAACATGAGCACACACTCCCACGGTGCACTAGCCATGTCTCCAGGGAGAGCATTGGGACAGAGGGCAGCATGTTCCAAGCGTGGGCATTTGTGAGATTCAGGGTATGTCTTCATAAGGTGGAACACGTTAAGTGCAGATACCCAAACAGGTAAaatcaccatgccttccctgtttAATAATTACTTGTAGAAGGGAATAGTACATCATCCAGACGCCTCACTCCATTTCACcggttgctgctgctgctgctgaggatggTCTCAAGTTTGGGCTCCTGAGCAGCAGTTTTGGCACTTGTCAGCTGTGTGACTTTAGTAAAcaactcagcctctctgagcctgtCCCATTGATAAGAAATAAGTACAAAGTTTTTGTGGGGATGGACGACTTCATCTGTACAAAAACCCTTGGTGGGCTGACCATCCCCAGGCTTCTAAAATAACTTGCAGTAGCTGCACACACCTGATAATATTTCTCATGAACATGATTGAAAATCTTCTAAACCAGGTGAGGtgggccatgcctttaatctctgtgagttcaaggccatcctattCTATATAGAAAGTTCTAGACTAGCCAGAGGACAAGTATGCCTGGTCcaaataagttaattaattaaatgaaaattaaaattgcatCTACATTAGCCAAAACAGTCTGCTGCTGACAGCTTGTGCAGCTCTGGGATGAAAAGGCTTGGAGGAGGGATTGCTAAGGAAGGCCTGAGAACTGCATTGTCAACAAAATCCACTGCCCttgacaacagaagaaaaagagcagtgGAATGCCAACTGCTCCCCCTAGGACTATAGGACACTGTCAAACCATGGATCCAGCCCTAACGCCAGGGCTCACTGTATCACTGGTGTCTGTCTTAGCCACTTTCCTCTTGCTGtaaagaggcaccatgaccaaggcaactgacTCTACAGCgggcttgcttacagtgtcagacCATGAGTCTGACCATCATGATGGGAACacggcaggcaggtaggcatggtgctggagcaattgctgagaactcacatctgatTCATAAGCAGGAGTCAGAGAGAGGGAATGGGcttggcctgggcttttgaaactcacCTACCCCCAGTGATAAACCTCCAACAAAGCcgcaccttctaatccttcccagacagttcaCCCgctagggaccaaacattcaaatatctgagcctataggggccatgtTTGTTCAAACTTCGTCATTTCTGATAGTAACCTGGCTGTCCTAATGTTTCTCCCACCAGTGCTGGACAACATGAAGAAAGCTCTCAAGCTGCTGAAGACAGAATTGTAGAGCTGCCTGTGCATTGCAGCAGGTGAAGAGACAGCAGAAGCATCTGAACTTGACGATTACATTACAGGTTAATGTTACACAGATGTATTTTTTAACTCCCATGTGTGGGAAAACAATATTGTTATCTACTGCAGTGAAGCatgattttctaaaaaataaagtcttgtgAGTACTCCAATTGAAGGGTTGTTTCTATTGGTTTTTCATAGAAAAGCTATTCGGACCAGCCCATGGCTAACATCCCTGTAGAGGCACAGCATTGACCTGAATTGGAGGCAAGCTTGAGCTATAGAGTgggatgctgtctcaaaaatggaaaaatattgttctttcaaattaaaaaatgaaggaaggaggggaggaaaggctaTTTGGTTCTGGTTTACTCACTAAACAGGAACACTGGACACACACAAAGTGCTCATGAAGGATCAAGACAAAGCTAATTCAAACAACGGAGAGAGAAGCCAGAAAGGTTGTTGCCCACATCCTGACACACTATAGGGTGTTCTTGATGATACATGGGCTAACCCTGCAGAAGCATTAAACAGCATATGCTTTGTTGTAAAAGATAATATAGGAAGGCAACACAcccccacacgcacacacaaaatgGAATCTCATGTAGAAACAGCCATTCCCATACTAGCTAGAAACTCCTAGGTACACACTGAGTAATTCAATTACAGACAGAGTTTTGCTCCACTTAGTGATCTCAGAGAAAACCTCTAGCACATCTGATGGCTGTATCCAGAAGACTCGCCCACTAGAACAGTCACCGGTGGGACTGTTCTGATTGCCTCGTTGTACCCACATGTGTCTGGGCAAAGGGCAACAAGGAACTGCGGGGGAAGTCAAGGTCAGAGGCCACTGTTGTTTGGAGAAGTGAAAAGGCACAGCCTCAGGCGGTGAGGGTAGCTTTGCCTGCTTAACTCTAGCCACATTGAATCTCACGTAGTCATGCAGACTTCCTGCCAGCCACCCCCACTGGCCCCTGAAGCTCTCGGGGTGGGTAGCTTCACTGGATAGTTCATTTTCTGAATAGATGCTTTAGCACTGTTGATTTTCCCAGAGTGCTTTTCTACCTCTCCCAGGGATGATGAGCATGTGGTGACCCTGGTAACACAAGCCCACACTAAATATCATGGGGCCAAGAGTTTACCTCTCACAAGCAGGAAACTTACATGTGTTGAAAAGGGAAAGTATTCCATGTAGGAAGCTTCAGAGCGgcaggcaaaatggctcagcaggtaagagcatctGCCACTAAGGATCcgtgttcaatccctgggatccacgtgggggaggggaaaacaactcctgcaaactgtcccctgacctccacatgtgagccatggcatgcatatgtacacgcacgtcacatgcacacacacacactaaataaataaataaacaaacaaacaagaaaacaaataaatgtttggggctggagaaatggcttggaggttaacagcactgactgctattgcagaggacccaggttcagttcccatggTGCCTCACGgccgtctataactccagttctgaggatCTCACACATTCTTTTGGTCTCTATGGGCACTGAgcacgcacatggtgcacatacatacattcaggtgaaacatgcatacacataaaataaaaatacataaatctttaaaaattcttttagaaGTGATGAACGTGGAAAACCAGAAGAGATCGTATGAAAAGAACTGAAGAGTTTCTGCCTCACATTTGTAACTACAGAAAACATGAAAGATGTGCACCCAAAACCTGAAGGGCTGGAGATTGCGCTCTGAAAGCACCTGGAGAATTTGCTCATAGAAACATTAGCAATGCACACTGTTTCTGCCAAATCCAACTCCCAACATTCATAATCTTCCATTTGTGCTTAAATTTCAGGTAAAAATGAACCTAGATTATTTCTTTGACAGATAATCACAAGACTGGGGGCGAGTGTGAAGAGTATTATGTCTGAAAGTTGAAGAAAAATGTCAGTAACCATGGGAATATAAAATGGTACAAAAAAACAGACCAGCTGAGCTTAAAATGCTAAACACTAAGTGAGAACCAAGCTGGCAATTTGCGTCTGTGTGTGGACTCAAAACTGAAAGCAGGACACACATGTCCATGTCCGAGCTTGGCACCGTTCTCCTTGGCCATCAGTGGataaagggaaaaacaaagtGCAGCTCCAACGTGCAACCGGACACTGCTCAGTAAGCAGGACGGAAATCCTGGTCTGCTCCCACCCTGAAGGAGCATGAAGACATGGTGTGAGCTCAGGGAAGCAGGCAAGCCCAAAAAAAGACAATCCTCTCAAATGTCACCTCGATGAGGTGTCAAGAGTATCTTCATGGAGAGAGAGCAAATATGGTCATTAGgagctgggaataaaggtggtgtgtgtgtgtgtgtgtgtgtgtgtgtgtgtgtgtgtgtgtgtgtgtgactgttcaATGGATGTGGCATTCCAGTttggaaaataaatgagaatggccccatgtTAGCTGAAGGAACTGTTCAggaggattaggagatgtggccttgtaggaggaggtgtggtactgggggtgagctttgaaatTCCAAgaagcccaggccaggcccagtctctctctgcctcaggcttGTGGATAGGATGGGAGTTTTGAGCtactgcaccatg
Proteins encoded in this window:
- the Agr2 gene encoding anterior gradient protein 2 homolog; the encoded protein is MEKISVSVFLLLVALSYTLAKDTTVKPGAKKDPKDSRPKLPQTLSRGWGDQLIWTQTYEEALYKSKTSNRPLMIIHHLDECPHSQALKKVFADSKEIQKLAEQFILLNLVYETTDKHLSPDGQYVPRILFVDPSLTVRADITGRYSNRLYAYEPSDIALLLDNMKKALKLLKTEL